One window of Salegentibacter sp. Hel_I_6 genomic DNA carries:
- a CDS encoding serine hydrolase, with amino-acid sequence MKRVLFFTLACLLALSKPLNAQSVPPEAFQDFIQEFMEKKNIPGLFITVVSADSILWQKGMGHSDLLHEVPVDPETLFRIGSVSKTFTAIAIMKLVREGKLHLDSELKEIAPEIPFENKWEEDYPVKVKHLLEHKAGFDDMHFSTFATGLTPGMTAREEVSVYEKSLKSRWKPGLVHSYSNPGYIILGYLIEKITGQPYQKYIRNHVLFPLNMTWTQFISENMRNLPSSQFSKGYEGKQKLAKSNNLTGEAVGGLLSNAEDMSRFLQYLLNEELQNSIPLIGKRGVEEMEELHGWFENANNIEKGYSLGLYTRNFGENELKFLGHNGFINGFATDFIYSRDLNLGIAISNNRGAGNGPLLDILVDHFAGKDSLGNVCTSNAQEIPSKFEAWEGEYRILNSRNEIFSLFNYPFHILKLKKEGDSIAIERLGSEESYSWCSGNAFIENGEVVPSLFLTDNDGEKSLYYYEDVLVPVSSTWILTLRTLLILGLLAGLTITILFLIRLISFAFTRNRKDRLYRSIILALPYWLIFSSLIIFLLNSSLDSLKKLGSISFLSIFIFITSLLAPFLFFAAVYFVQKQWNSFSTTGKFLNGWYIMGSAIIIAYCTFQGWFAIMLWNY; translated from the coding sequence ATGAAAAGAGTACTATTTTTTACCCTTGCATGTCTACTTGCTTTATCCAAACCTCTAAACGCACAATCAGTTCCTCCTGAAGCCTTTCAAGATTTCATTCAGGAATTTATGGAGAAGAAAAATATTCCTGGTTTGTTTATAACTGTGGTTTCTGCAGATTCTATTCTTTGGCAAAAAGGAATGGGGCATTCAGACCTTTTGCACGAAGTTCCTGTCGATCCTGAAACCTTGTTCAGGATTGGTTCGGTTTCAAAAACCTTTACTGCAATTGCCATCATGAAATTAGTAAGGGAGGGGAAATTACACTTAGATAGCGAACTAAAAGAAATTGCGCCTGAAATTCCTTTTGAGAATAAATGGGAGGAAGATTACCCCGTTAAAGTAAAACATCTGCTGGAGCACAAAGCAGGATTTGACGATATGCATTTTTCTACTTTTGCAACAGGACTTACACCCGGAATGACCGCAAGAGAGGAAGTAAGTGTTTACGAAAAATCATTAAAAAGTAGGTGGAAGCCGGGCCTTGTCCATTCCTATTCTAACCCGGGATATATTATTCTGGGGTATCTTATTGAAAAAATCACAGGTCAGCCGTATCAAAAATATATTCGGAATCATGTGCTGTTTCCTTTGAATATGACCTGGACTCAATTTATTAGTGAAAATATGAGGAATCTTCCATCCTCACAATTTTCAAAGGGATACGAAGGGAAGCAAAAATTAGCAAAAAGTAATAATTTAACCGGCGAAGCTGTTGGAGGATTGTTGAGTAATGCAGAAGATATGTCCCGGTTTTTACAGTACCTGTTGAACGAAGAATTGCAAAATAGTATTCCGCTGATTGGAAAAAGGGGAGTGGAAGAAATGGAAGAACTCCACGGCTGGTTTGAAAACGCCAATAATATTGAAAAAGGGTATAGCTTGGGGCTGTATACACGAAATTTTGGGGAAAACGAACTTAAATTCCTGGGACATAATGGCTTCATAAATGGTTTTGCAACCGATTTTATCTATAGCAGGGATTTGAACCTGGGGATAGCAATTAGTAATAACAGGGGTGCTGGAAACGGTCCACTTTTGGATATTTTAGTGGATCATTTCGCCGGGAAAGATTCCCTTGGAAATGTGTGCACCTCTAATGCACAGGAGATTCCTAGTAAATTTGAAGCTTGGGAAGGGGAGTACCGCATCTTAAATTCCCGGAATGAAATTTTTAGCTTGTTCAATTATCCTTTTCATATTTTAAAACTAAAAAAAGAAGGAGATTCAATTGCTATTGAAAGATTGGGAAGTGAAGAAAGTTATTCCTGGTGTTCCGGAAATGCTTTTATTGAGAATGGAGAAGTTGTGCCGTCCCTTTTTCTTACTGATAATGATGGCGAAAAGTCTCTTTATTACTATGAGGATGTGCTGGTTCCAGTCAGTAGTACATGGATTTTAACTTTGAGGACTTTATTGATTTTAGGTTTACTTGCAGGTTTAACGATAACTATATTATTTCTAATTCGACTGATTAGCTTTGCATTTACGAGAAATCGGAAGGACAGGCTTTACAGATCAATTATCCTGGCATTGCCATATTGGTTGATCTTTTCTTCTTTGATTATTTTCCTACTGAATTCTTCGCTCGACAGCCTGAAGAAGCTGGGCAGTATAAGCTTCCTTTCAATATTTATTTTTATCACTTCCTTACTGGCGCCCTTTTTGTTTTTTGCAGCAGTATATTTTGTACAAAAGCAATGGAATAGCTTTAGCACGACAGGAAAATTTTTAAATGGATGGTATATAATGGGATCTGCCATAATTATTGCTTATTGTACTTTTCAAGGGTGGTTTGCAATAATGCTATGGAATTACTAA